A region from the Chionomys nivalis chromosome 22, mChiNiv1.1, whole genome shotgun sequence genome encodes:
- the LOC130864479 gene encoding tetratricopeptide repeat protein 30B, producing the protein MAGLSSSQIPDGEFTAVVYRLIRDSRYSEAVQLLAAELQRSPRSRAGLSLLAYCYYRLQEFELAAECYEQLSQMHPELEQYRLYQAQALYKACLYPEATRVAFLLDNPTYQTRVLRLQAAIKYSEGDLPGARSLVEQLLSGEGVEDSGGENDPDGLVNMGCLLYKEGHYEAACSKFFAALQASGYQPDVSYNLALAYYSSRQYAPALKHIAEIIERGIRQHPELGVGMTTEGIDVRSVGNTVVLHQTALVEAFNLKAAIEYQLRNYEAAQEALTDMPPRAEEELDPVTLHNQALMNMDARPTEGFEKLQFLLQQNPFPPETFGNLLLLYCKYEYFDLAADVLAENAHLTYKFLTPYLYDFLDAMITCQTAPEEAFIKLDGLAGMLTEQLRRLTIQVQDARHNRDDESAKKAVNEYDETLEKYIPVLMAQAKIYWNFENYPMVEKIFRKSVEFCNDHDVWKLNVAHVLFMQENKYKEAIGFYEPIVKKNYDNILSVSAIVLANLCVSYIMTSQNEEAEELMRKIEKEEEQLSYGDPDKKIYHLCIVNLVIGTLYCAKGNYDFGISRVIKSLEPYHKKLGTDTWYYAKRCFLSLLENMSKHTIMLRDTVIQECVQFLEHCELYGRNIPAVIEQPLEEERMHTGKNTVTYESRKLRALIYEIIGWNV; encoded by the coding sequence ATGGCGGGGCTGAGCAGCTCGCAGATCCCCGACGGTGAGTTCACGGCCGTGGTCTACCGGCTCATCCGCGACTCCCGCTACTCAGAGGCGGTGCAGCTGCTGGCCGCCGAGCTGCAGAGGAGCCCCCGCAGCCGCGCCGGGCTGTCGCTGCTGGCCTACTGCTACTACCGCCTGCAGGAGTTCGAGCTCGCTGCAGAGTGCTATGAGCAGCTGAGCCAGATGCACCCGGAACTCGAGCAGTACCGCCTCTACCAGGCCCAGGCGCTGTACAAGGCCTGCCTGTATCCCGAGGCCACGCGGGTCGCCTTCCTCCTGGACAACCCCACCTATCAGACTCGCGTCCTTCGTCTCCAGGCTGCTATCAAGTACAGCGAGGGCGACCTGCCAGGAGCCAGGAGCCTGGTGGAGCAGCTGCTGAGTGGGGAAGGTGTGGAGGACAGTGGAGGGGAGAATGACCCAGATGGTTTGGTCAACATGGGCTGTCTGCTCTACAAGGAGGGACACTACGAAGCTGCCTGTTCCAAGTTCTTTGCAGCCCTGCAGGCCTCTGGCTACCAGCCTGATGTATCTTACAACCTGGCTTTGGCATATTACAGCAGTCGTCAGTATGCCCCTGCTCTAAAGCACATCGCTGAAATCATTGAGAGAGGCATCCGTCAGCACCCAGAGCTAGGTGTGGGCATGACCACTGAAGGCATTGATGTTAGAAGTGTTGGCAACACCGTAGTCCTTCACCAGACGGCACTGGTCGAAGCCTTCAACCTCAAGGCAGCCATAGAGTACCAACTGAGAAACTACGAGGCGGCCCAGGAAGCCCTCACTGACATGCCGCCCAGGGCAGAGGAAGAGTTGGACCCTGTGACCCTGCACAACCAGGCTCTGATGAACATGGATGCCAGACCTACGGAGGGGTTTGAGAAGCTCCAGTTCCTGCTGCAGCAGAACCCCTTTCCCCCGGAGACCTTCGGCAACCTGCTGCTTCTCTACTGTAAATATGAGTACTTTGACCTGGCAGCTGATGTCCTGGCAGAGAATGCCCATTTGACGTACAAGTTCCTCACGCCCTATCTCTATGACTTCTTGGATGCCATGATCACTTGCCAGACGGCTCCCGAAGAGGCTTTCATAAAGCTGGACGGGCTGGCTGGCATGCTGACTGAGCAGCTCAGGAGACTCACCATACAAGTGCAGGATGCAAGACACAACAGAGATGATGAATCTGCCAAAAAGGCGGTGAATGAATACGATGAAACTCTCGAGAAGTATATCCCTGTCCTGATGGCCCAGGCAAAAATCTACTGGAACTTTGAAAACTATCCCATGGTGGAGAAGATCTTCCGCAAATCTGTGGAATTCTGCAATGACCATGATGTGTGGAAGCTGAATGTGGCCCACGTCCTCTTCATGCAGGAAAACAAGTACAAAGAGGCCATCGGCTTCTATGAGCCCATCGTCAAGAAGAACTACGACAACATCCTGAGCGTCAGCGCCATTGTCCTAGCCAACCTCTGTGTCTCCTACATCATGACAAGTCAGAATGAGGAAGCCGAGGAGCTGATGAGGAAGattgagaaggaggaagaacaactCTCCTATGGTGACCCAGACAAGAAAATCTACCACCTCTGCATTGTGAACTTGGTGATAGGAACACTCTACTGTGCCAAAGGGAACTATGACTTTGGTATCTCTAGGGTAATCAAAAGCCTGGAGCCTTACCATAAAAAGCTAGGAACTGATACGTGGTATTATGCCAAACGATGCTTCCTGTCCTTGCTAGAAAACATGTCAAAACACACGATCATGCTGAGGGACACTGTTATTCAAGAATGTGTCCAGTTTCTAGAGCACTGTGAACTTTATGGCAGAAACATCCCTGCTGTTATAGAACAGCCtttggaggaagagagaatgcACACTGGGAAGAATACAGTTACGTATGAGTCGAGAAAATTAAGGGCTCTGATTTATGAGATCATTGGATGGAATGTGTAA